Proteins encoded together in one Streptomyces sp. NA04227 window:
- a CDS encoding helix-turn-helix domain-containing protein → METQQARDVPEDADVLRADSLAREIFSGVANKWALLLINVLGTRTLRFTELRTEVEGISHKMLTQTLRGLERDGVVHRTVYATVPPRVEYRLTEAGEALRDTVNGMCAWTRRYLDEIEAARRRFAARDGDAAGR, encoded by the coding sequence ATGGAAACCCAGCAGGCCCGGGATGTGCCCGAGGACGCGGACGTACTGCGCGCCGATTCCCTGGCACGCGAGATCTTCTCGGGGGTGGCCAACAAGTGGGCCCTGCTGCTCATCAACGTCCTGGGGACGCGCACCCTGCGGTTCACCGAGCTGCGGACCGAGGTCGAGGGCATCAGCCACAAGATGCTCACGCAGACCCTGCGCGGACTGGAGCGGGACGGAGTGGTGCACAGGACCGTGTACGCGACGGTGCCGCCCCGCGTGGAGTACCGCCTCACCGAGGCGGGCGAGGCCCTGCGCGACACCGTGAACGGCATGTGCGCCTGGACCCGCCGCTACCTGGACGAGATCGAGGCCGCACGCCGCCGCTTCGCCGCGCGGGACGGTGACGCGGCAGGGCGGTGA